The region GTAAAGGGGCGCTGCTTTGTGGAGGTCAAGAACGTCACCCTGGTGGAAGACGGCCGAGCCCTGTTCCCGGATGCCGTCACCACCCGCGGCCAGAAACACCTGCGGGAGTTGATGCGGGTCGTCGCGGAGGGGGACCGGGGCGTGATCTTCTTCACGGTCCAGCGCGGGGACGGCCACTCGGTCTCCCCGGCCGACGCCATCGACCCGGAATACGGGCGCTTGCTCAGGCTGGCCCTGGACAACGGCGTGGAGGCCCTGGCCTACCGGGCCCTGGTGACGCCGGAGGAGATCAGGCTGACGGAGCGGCTGCCGGTCATCGTGTAAGGCCCGAAAGCTAAACGGCATAAATCTGCCACAGAGACACGGAGACACAGAGAAAACCAAAAGAGCAGGGCAGACAAAAAGAGAGAATTCCCGTTTTTCCCGAAAACCGCTTTGCCTTTCTCTGTGAACCTCTGTGTCTCCGCGTCTCTGTGGCAGATGTCGATTTTTGAAAAGCATTGAATGTTTGAATTTCCCCGTGAATGGAGACAGATTATGCCCCCCAAACAGTTACGCATCGGCACCCGCGCCAGTCAACTGGCCCTCTGGCAGGCAAACTGGGTCAAGTCCGAGCTGGAGAAACGCTATCCCGGCATGGAGGTCACCCTGACCAAGATCAAGACCATCGGCGACAAGATCCTCGACGTGCCCCTGGCCCAGGTCGGCGGCAAAGGGCTGTTCGTCAAGGAGATCGAAGAGGCGATGCTGCGGGGGGAGATCGACATCGCCGTGCACAGCATGAAGGATGTCCCGACCGAGTTCCCGGAAGGGCTGGGACTGCACTGCATCACCGAGCGGGAAGACCCGCGCGACGCCGTCATATCCCGCAATGTCACGTTCAGCGAGCTGCCCCAGGGAGCTCGCATCGGCACCAGCGCCCTGCGCCGCCAGGCCCAACTTTTGAAGGTGCGCCCCGACCTGCAGATGGTAATTATCCGCGGCAACGTGGAGACCCGCATCCGCAAGCTGGAGGACGACAATCTGGACGCCGTCATCCTGGCCGCGGCCGGCCTGAAGCGGCTCGGTTTCACCGAAAAGGTCGCCGAATACCTGGATACGGACCTCTCCATCCCGGCCATCGGCCAGGGGGCGCTGGGGATCGAGTGCCGCCTGGACGACGCCGTAATCACGGAGACCATCGATTTCTTCAACCACCCGGACACCAGCTATGCGGTACGGGCCGAACGCGCCCTTTTGAAGCGCTGCGAGGGGGGGTGCCAGGTGCCCATCGCGGCCCACGGCACCGTCTCCGGCGGGACCTTGCGCCTGGTCGGCTTCATCGCCGCGGTGGACGGCCAGCGCTCCGTACGGGGCGAGGTCAGCGGCCCGATGGCGGAATGCGAGAAGCTGGGCATCCAACTGGCCGACCACCTCCTCGGCGAGGGGGGCAAGGCCATCCTCGAAGAGGTCTACCAGCGGGAGATCGCCTCCCCGTCCCATCCATGAGCGACCCGAGCCGCCATACCGGGATGATTTATCTCGTCGGCGCCGGTCCCGGCGACCCGGGGCTGATCACGCTCAAGGGGGTGGAGTGCCTGCAACGGGCCCAGGTGGTGGTCTACGACTACCTGGCCAACGAGCAGCTGCTGGCCCATGCGCCGGCGGATGCGGAACTGATCTATGCCGGCAAGATCGGCGGCCGCCACAACCAGGACCAGGAGGAGATCAACCGCCTCCTGGTGGCAAAGGGGCGCGAGGGGAAGGCCGTGGTCCGGCTCAAGGGGGGGACCCCTTCGTGTTCGGGCGGGGCGGCGAGGAGTGCGAGGCGCTGAGCGACGCCGGGATCCCCTTCCAGGTCGTGCCGGGGGTTACCGCCGCCGTGGGTGCGGCGGCCTATAGCGGCATCCCCCTGACCCACCGCAATTTCACCGCCTCGGTGGCCTTCGTCACCGGCCACGAGGGAAAAGACAAGAGCGAGTCGGCCATCGACTGGGACCGCCTCTCCCTGGGCAACGGCACGGTGGTCTTTTACATGGGGATCACCACCCTGCGGAGCAACATGGAGCGTTTGCTGCGGCACGGCCGCAGCCCGCAGACGCCGGTGGCGCTGGTGCGCTGGGGGACGGCGCCGACCCAGCAGGTCCTGACCGGCACCCTGGGCGACATCGCCGACCGGGCCGAGGCTGCCGGCTTCAAGCCGCCGGCCGTGACCATCGTGGGGGAGGTGGTTGCCCTCAGGGACCGGTTGCGCTGGTTCGACAACCGCCCGCTCTTCGGCCGCAAGGTCCTGGTGACGCGGGCCGCCGACCAGGCGGGAGAATTTGCCGCCATGCTGGCTGACCGCGGGGCGCTGGTCATGGAGTGCCCCACCATCAAGCTGGTGGACCCGGAATCCTGGGAACCGCTGGATGCCGCCATCCGTACCATGGGCAGCTACGACTGGCTGGTGCTGACCTCGGTCAATGGTGCGCGCCGCTTCTTCCAGCGCCTCGCCGCCCTTGGCCTGGATGCCAGGGCGGTGGGAAACTGCCGGGTCTGCGCGGTGGGGCCGAAGACGGCCGAAGCGATACGCGCCTGTGGCATCTGCCCCGACATGGTGCCCTCGGATTACAAGGCGGAAGGGGTGGTGGCCGAGTTCGCCAAGCTGGCGATGGACGGCGCCCGGGTGCTTTTCCCCCGTGCCGACAAGGCCCGGGAGGTCATCCCCTGCGAGCTGAAGCGCCTGGGGGCCCAGGTGGACAGCCCGGTGGCCTACCGCAACGTGATGCCCGACCGGTTGCCGCCCGAAGCGCTCTTTTCCCTTGAAAAGCGCACCGTGGACTGCATCACGTTCACCTCCTCCTCCACGGTCCACAACCTGGCCGACATGCTGGGCAGCGACCTGCTGGTGAACATGCTGAAAGGGGTGTCGGTGGCCAGCATCGGGGCCATTACCTCCAAGGCCTGCCGGAGCCTGGGGCTCAAGGTCGATATCGAGCCTGCCAGTTCCACCCTGGCGCACTTGGCCGAAGAGATCGAACGCCATTACCGCACCGCCCGCTAGACCGTCCAACCCCACACCACCATCGCACGATGACGGCGCGGCTTCCCCGACCGAAGCGGTGCCGCCGCGGCCTTTCCCCATCCCCATCCACCCTGATGCGCAGGGTTTTTTCAGGGTAGAGTAACCTTTTCGGGGGCAGTGATGTCTAGAAGGTAGATGTCACTATTTACCGGAGGTGCAAAACCATGGGAAATTCTCACAACGGTATCAAAAGAATTGCCGCGATGCTGTGCATCACGGCAGCAACGGCCTTCGCCGGCATTGCCCAGGCGCACGACGGCGGGTGGGAAGACGGCGGCTGCGGCCGGCAACACCACAAGCACGTGGGTAAACTCTTCGGCAAGCTCGGCCTGACCGACGCCCAGAAGGCCCAGGCCAAGGCGATCTTCCAGGGGAACAGGGAGGTGGTGAAGCCGATAGTCGCCAATCTCAGGGCCGAGCGTAAAAACCTGGAGACGCTGCTCCATGCCGACAGCATAGACGAAGCGGCCATCCGTGCCCAAACCGCCAAGATTGCCGGCATCCAGGCGGACCTGAATATCAACAAGGCCAAGGTCGGCGCCAAGTTCCGGGCCATCCTGACGCCGGACCAGCTTGCCAAGTTGAAGGCGCTGCAGCAGAAACACACTGAAGCCAAGGATAAGTAACCGGAGAGGGGGCGCCTATCGCCGCTGGGGGATAGGCGCCCAAAGATCGGTCCACAAGGCCGGGCCGCGCGGTCCGGCTGCTTTTTGCTTTCTGGAGAGCCGAACGATGAAGAGAATCCTGAGTGCCATGGTTATTGCCGCCCATCTTACGGGATGCGTCGCGTATCAAAGCAGGTCCGTCCCCTTTCTCGCCCCCCAGGACAACGCCGCCTCCCTGGAGGTGAACGGCGTGCGGGTCGGGGCCGAGGCCTTTGCCGATCCCGTCAGGGCGGAGGATGCTTTTGGCTTCGATGTCAGAAGCGCCGGCCTCCTCCCGGTCCAGCTGGTGCTGGACAACCAGAGCGGCCAGGGGGTTGAAGTCATGGCGGCGCAAACCTTCCTCATTGACGGGGGCAACCGTTACTGGAAGGTTCTGGCACCGGGCGAGGCCGCAAGCCGTGTCGATGCGGCGACCGCCGGAGGCGCCATCGGCAGCGGCGCCGGCAAGGGGGCCATGTACGGCGCTGCGGCCGGCTCTATCCTCGGTTTGGCCCTGGGGGTCGTCTCGGGCCATGGGGCGGGCGGCGCGGCGCTGACGGGCGGCGTCCTGGGCGCAGCTGGCGGCGCCGTCATCGGCGGGGCAGCGAAAGCCGACGATCGGGAAGAGCGGTCGCGGATTGCCGGCGATGTCCGGGAAAAGGTGATAGAAGGCAAGGCCATCCCGGCCGGTTCACTGACCAGCGGCTTCATCTTCTTCCCGGGGGAGGCCCAAAGCGCCAAGGCGCTGCGGCTGCAGATCCGCTTTCGGAGCAGCGGGCTCCAGCAGACCCTGCTGCTGCCGCTCACGCCGGGCGAATCCCCCCGGATTCTGCCCGGATCACCCGTGCGGCCGACGCCCGCCGATGGTTAGCGTCTTGTACGGAGTTCCGCGAACGGGGCGGTGCGACGTACCACAAGGTAAAAACAGGAGGTCATGGCTATGACAATGTTCAAGAAACGGGGATGGTACCCCCTGGCGGCGGGCCTGGCGCTCCTCGGGACGTCGCTTGTGACGTTCGGGGACGCGTGGGCATGGCGGTCGCCGCCACCCGCATACTGGTCCGGTCCGCGTTTCCGGGAACTGCCCCGGGAACACCGGGTTATAGGGTACGGCAGGGATTCGTTCTATTACACCCGGGGCCGCTATTATCGCCGGGGGGCTGACGGGTTCTTCCTGGTGGCGCCGCCGTTCGGCCTGGTCGTCCCCACGCTTCCCCTGGGCTTTGCCGCGCTGGTGGTGGGTGGACTCACCTACTACGAGCTGAACGGCATCTACTACCGGCAGGCCCCGGAGGGGTATGTGGTGGTGGAACCGCCGGCGGCGGTGGGCGCCCCCGCACCGAGCGCCGGTCAATCCGGCCAGCGGGTCGTGGTGCAGAGCGAGTTGTTGAATGTGCGCAGTGGCCCGAGCCTGGAGCAGGATATCCTGACGGAGGTCGGCCGGGGAACGGTCTTGAACGTGCTCGGCAAGGTGCCGGACTGGTACTATGTGGAGTTGACGAACGGCGAGCGCGGCTGGGTCATGGAACGGTTCGTCACGCCGGTGAAACCGGTGCCCGAGGGATAGCGCGGCTGTTGACCGGGACATTTTGGAGAGTGGAGCACGGGGCCCCGAAACAGGGGCCTCTTTTTTTGCCCTGGGCAGTGCCCCGCTTCCCGTGGGAATGCACCGTGCTCATTGTCGGTGGCTCTGCAATCGACCCATAAGCAGGACGCCCCCGGCCAGCAGCCCGCACGCCAGGATCATGGCGGCCATGGGGTAGGCCGTGCCGTTATGCAGCATGCTCACCAGGGCACTGACGAGACTTGCCAGGCCGAATTGCAGAACGCCCACAAGGGATGAGGCGCTGCCGGCATGGCGGCCGCTTTGGGCCATGGCCGCGGCGACGGCATTGGCGCCGATTACCGGGATCGTGGCAAGGCAAAAGAAGAGCGGCAGCATCAGCAGCGCCAGATGGGTGGTCGTGGCCAGGGCGAGCAACAGCGCCGCCGCGACGACATGCACCAGCAGGGCCCTGATGAAGATGGTCCGGGGTGAAAACCGCCGCAGCAGCAACCTGTTGAGCTGGCTGGCGGCAACCATGCCCACGGTGTTGACGCCGAACAGCCACCCGTATTGCTGCTGGCTCACACCGTGCAGACCCATGAAAACGAAAGGCGACCCGCTGATAAAGGCGAACATGGAGGCCAGAACCAGGCTGCTGGCAAGGGCCGGGACCATGAACTCCCGCCGGCGCATCAGGTTGCCGAAGGCCTTGAGCACGTGGCCGGCCCCCTGTCTCTGGCGGTCATGCACCGGCAGGGTCTCCGGCAGTCCCCGCGCCGCAAGGATGAAGCAGGCCGCACCGAAGAGCGTCAGGGACACGAACACGGCCGGCCAGCCGCCGATCAGGTGGATGTAGCCGCCAATGATCGGCGCCGCTATGGGGCCCGCCCCCTGCACGAGCATCACCGCCGATAATGCCTGGGCCGCCTGCTGCTCATCGAAGAGATCCGTGATCACGGCCCGGCTGACAATCATGCCGGCGCAGCCTCCCACGGCCTGCAGGAAGCGCAGGCCGGTAAAGGTGGCAATGTCCGGCGCCCAGACCGTCAGCAGGGAGGTGACGGTGAATATGGCGACCCCCGCCAGGAGCGGAAGCCGCCTGCCGAACCGGTCGATCAGCGGGCCGTAGAACAACTGGCCCACCGCCAGGCCGAGGACAAACGCGGAAAGGCTGTACTGTACCTGCTCCACGCCGCAGCCCAGGCTTGCCGCTATGCTCGGAAAGCTGGACAGGTACATGTCGGTGGAAAGCGGGGCAAAGACAAAGAGCATACCCAGGATCAGGGTGATTTTGTTGATGTTGACGGCCGTCCTGTGTTCAAGGGGCTCTAGTTCGGCGAGCTGGAGAGAGTTTTCCTGCATGATGGCGGGTCCTCGTTGCGTCGTATCGGAAAGGGGGCAGCGGATGCTGCCCCCCCCCGTTGGAGTGTCTGTGGCGGCAACCGCCCGGCGGTTGCCGGTCTTCAGAGCTGTCTGCGGAGGGCGGCAATGCCGGCCAGGGCGAACGCCACCACATGGTCGGCAAATGCCCCAAGGTCGTCAACAAAGGCGACGGGCGGGCCGATGGCCGTCGCTCCGTGCCGGAGCCGAACCCTGCGCATCATCATGGGGTAGATGCACATGCTGATGATGCCGGTCTCGCAAAAATCAACGTGTCGTTCCGTAGCGTCAGGCCCGAGCAGTTCGCGCACAACAGCCAGGGTCTTGTCACGCAGCGGGTCGAACTCAAGTCTCATGACCTCCTCCAAGAGCCCGGTCGGGTTGGCGACCTCCATCTGGGAGATGAAGAAGTCCCGGGTGCTCTCGTCGGCGATCCGCTCGACGAGAGCTTTCAGATGGCCACGCAGGCGCTCTTCGGCGGGGGCGTCTGCGCTCACCCCGCCGTCTTGGGGGTGGGCCTTCATTGATTCGGCGAAAGAGTGGTGCCACGTCTCCTGGTACAGGGCCTCTTTGCTGCCGAAGTAATAGTTCACGGCGGAGATGTTGGCGCCGGCCCGTTTGCAGATCTCCGCCACCGTGGCATCCCGGAACCCTTTCTCCACAAACACGTCGCACGCCGCCGACAGTATCTTTTCCCTGGTGGTATGTGACTTTTTCCGTGACATGGCGCCCCATTGAAACAAATTGTTATTTCAATTTTTAATTTAAAATATGTATTTGAATAAGTCAAGCGGGAAAAGGGTGGGAGGGGGGTGCTCGGCGCGGGGGGAATGCGCCAAAGGTTGGCAAGGCTTCACTGTGGGGCCGTTCAAGGGGTCTTTGCGGCGGCTAAGGCGGTGGGGAAAACCGGGGGAGCCGCCTGTGAAGGCGGCGGGCGGGGCAGAAAACCGCGGGGCATGTCGGCCTGGGTACTGTCCGGGTTACTCCCTTTCACCCGGACAGTGCCCAGCGCTTTTCCCTGATCGGATCAGAAGTAACGTTTCAACAGTCCGGCAAAGACCTGCCCGTGGCGGGCCTCGTCCTTGCACATCTCGTGAACGGTGTCGTGGATGGCGTCATAGTTGAGCTGCTTGGCCTTGGTCGCCAGATCCTTCTTGCCTTTGCAGGCCCCGTTTTCCGCTTCGATGCGCACGGTGAGGTTTGCCTTGGTATCGGCCTTGACGACCTCACCCAGCAGCTCGGCAAACTTGGCGGCATGCTCGGCCTCCTCGAAAGCGATCCGCTTATAGGCTTCAGCCACTTCGGGGTAGCCCTCCCGGTCGGCCTGGCGGCTCATGGCCAGATACATGCCGACTTCGGTACATTCTCCCATGAAGTTGCTTCTGAGCCCTTCGATGACCTCCTGATCAACCCCTTGTGCGACACCGATCCGGTGTTCATCGGCCCAACTGAGATCACGGTCGTCCTTCAGGGCGAATTTCTCGGCCGGCGCCTTGCATTGGGGGCACTCGGCCGGGGGGGCGTCTCCCTCGTGGACATAACCGCAGATGGTGCAGACAAACTTCTTCATTACCTTCTCCTTTTCATTTCAGTCGATTTTTGCCGCGCCGTTACGCGGGCCCTGCCGTGCGACGCTGCACCGGGGCCAGGAAACAAGCGTTGATGACTATTACTCCAAATCGCCAGGCATGCAAACGTTTTTGGCGGAATTTGCCACATTGCCGCAATTTTCGCACCTCACGGCGGGGCGGTCGGTGACCTGGCGGATGATATCCCACTCCTGTTGGCTTTCCAATTCGCAGAGGTGCCCCTGGTGCTCCTCGCAGCTGCTGCAGGCCGTGTCTTCAGTCATGGCATCATGCTCCTTTCTTTGTGGTCGCTGCAGAAAACGGGCAGCGGTTATTTGAAGAGTTTTATCCGATCCGCGCACGGCTGGAACGCTTTTTCATCGGGTTGGGAGACCGGTTTGCCGAAAGGCATCTGGGCCATCAGCTTCCACGTTGCCGGGATGTTCCAGGCGGTCTTTACCGCCTCGTCGATAACCGGATTGTAATGCTGCAGCGTGGCGCCGAACCCTTCTATTTCCAGGGCCGTCCAGATGGCAAACTGCAGCATGCCCGACGACTGGCTGGACCAGACGGGGAAATTGTCCTTGTATAAAGGGAACTTCTGCTGCAACCCCTCGACGATGCCGGTGTCTTCGAAATAGAGGATCGAACCGTAGCCGCTGCGAAACGCCCCGTCGATCTTGCCTTCGGTCGTTTTGAAGGCCTCCGTCGGCACGATCTTGCGCAATTCGTCCTTGGTCAGATCCCACAACCGGTCATGCTGCTCACCCAGGAGGATAACCACCCGGGAGCTTTGGGAATTGAACGACGACGGCACGTGCTTTACCGCCTCCCCCACAATCTCCGCGATCCGTTCGTCGGAGGTGACCGGTTCTTTGCTGATGGTGTAGCAGGACCTTCTTGTCTTCACGGCATCCCAAAATGAACTCTGCATAAAACGTCTCCTTTTTCTCGATTCGTGTTGTATGGTTTTTCTGCATCAGGCCAGGTCGAAGAGCAGCAGTTCCGCCTTTTCCCGTCCTGTTATCAGCACCTGCTCCTCACCGCTTACGGCAGCGCCGTCACCCTGCTCCAGCGCCAGGCCATTCACGAGAACCGGGCCGCGGGCAACCTGGAGCCAGGCATGCCGGCCGGCGGGAATGGGGTGAACAAGCTCTTCGCCCGGCACCAGCGCCGTCGCATACAGATTCACATCCTGATGGATCATGACCGACCCGGCCCGGCCATCGGGAGAAGCAACCAGCCTGAGGACGCCACGCTCTTCCCGCTCGGGAAAAGTCTTCTGCTCATACCCCGGCGCCACACCCTCCCGTGAGGGCAGAATCCATATCTGGAGGAAATGAACCTGTTCCGTTGGGGAATGGTTGTATTCGCTGTGGGTTATGCCGGTGCCGGCACTCATGCGCTGCACGTCGCCGGGGCGGATGACCGAGCCGTTGCCCATGCTGTCCCGATGCTCCAGCGCCCCTTCCAGGACGTAGGAGATGATCTCCATGTCCCGGTGCGGGTGAGTGGGGAAACCTTTCCCCGGTTGGACCCGGTCTTCGTTGATGACCCGCAGCGCCCTGAACCCCATGTGCCGCTGGTCGTAGTAGTCGGCGAAGGAGAAGGTATGCTGGCTGTTCAGCCAGCCGTGGTCGGCATGCCCGCGGTCGTGTGATTTTCGTATGGTGATCATCTTCGCTGCCCCCCTGTGGCGGACTGTGGTGGGTGCTTGGTTGTCAAATGGTTTAATATTAAACTATATCCCCCGCTGCAAAGAGTCAAGAACATTTTTTGCCGCACAGTTTCCAGCGGCACCCGGATAGAACCAGTTCACGACCCTCCCCGAAACGAAAAAGACTAAAAGACTATTTTTATCCTCTTGACAGGTGCGGGATTGGCTGGTATTAGTTTAGTGCATTCGATGCAACTATCTACAAAAAGGAGAGAATCCCATGTCCATCGCGACCCTCGTCACCCAACAGGCCCCCGATTTCACTGCGGATGCAGTCCTGCCGGACAATACTTTCGGTCAGCTTACCCTTTCCGGCTTCAAGGGGAAGAATGTCGTCCTGTTTTTCTACCCGCTGGACTTTACCTTTGTCTGCCCGTCCGAGATCCTGGCCTTCAACAAGAAGCTGGATGAATTCAAGAAGCGCAATACCGAGGTGATCGGGGTTTCCATCGATTCCAAATTCACCCATCTGGCCTGGAAAAACACCCCGGTCGAGGACGGCGGTATCGGCCAGATCCAGTATCCGCTGGTGTCCGACCTGAACAAGAACATCGCCCGGGAATACGGCATCCTGTTCAATGAATCCGTCGCCCTGCGCGGCCTCTTTCTCATCGATACCAAGGGCGTCATCCGCCACGCCGTCATCAACGACCTGCCCTTGGGGCGCAATGTGGCCGAAGCGCTGCGCATGGTGGACGCCCTCCAGTTCGTCGAAACCCACGGCGACCAGGTCTGCCCGGCCAACTGGCAGGAAGGCGAGGAAGCCATGAAGCCGACCGAGGAAGGGGTTGCCAGCTACCTTGCCAAGCACGCCAAATAGTTTCCATCCGGAAATACCGGATGAGAAACTATTGATTACGCGGAAAGGCGCGGCAGGAATTGCTGCGCCTTTTTTGTTCAGCCGCCAGTAACCACGGCTACGAGCAGGTTGTTCAAAAATAGTCAGTCGCACCCGCGAGACAAGACCAGAGGAGGCCCTCACCCGGCCTTTGGCCACCCTCTCCCAGAGGGAGAGGGTAACGGTATCCCTTCTCCCCTTGGGAGAAGGATAGGATGAGGGGCGTTACGCCGCACGAAAGGGCTTTCGAGGACGGCGACGACAACAACCACAGAGGGTTGCGCCATGCAGATGAGCGATATGGGACAGAATCCGCTGCTGTTCGGCCATGACAGCCGGCCCGGCATCATCGCCGTCGAGCCGGCCGGCCCCTTTGTGCGCCTCTTCTTCCGGACGGCCCACGGCGTCCAGTTTCACGACGAGCCGTTCCGTCCCTTCATCCTGCTCAGCGACCCGGCCCTGGTGAGCGGCTGCCGGGCGCCCTGCTCGGTGCGCCAACTGGCGGGCGACGACTTCTACCGTTTCCAGCTCCTGTTCGATTCATGGGGCGATTGCCTGACGGCGCGGGATTTCCTTGCCGCCAAGACCGGGATGCCGGCCGGCAGCGCCGATGCCCCCTACCTGTTCATCTCCGACCTTTCCCACCAGTATCTCCTGGCCACCGGCGCGACGCTGTTCAAGGGGCTGGACTTCGGCGACCTGCGCTGCCTGGCGCTGGACATCGAGACCTATTGCGCCGAGGGGTTCGAGTTCTCGAACCCCAAGCGCCGGGAAGACCGGATCGTTTCCATCGCCCTCAAGGATTCCCACGGCACGGAGACCGTGCTGCGCGGGGACCAGCTCGACGAGCCGGCCATGCTCCGGGCGCTCAACGAGGCCATCCGGGGCTGCGACCCGGACGTCATCATCGGCCATAACATCTTCCGGTTCGATCTGGAGTACATCGCCGCCCGCGCCGAACTGCACGGCATCCGCCTCGGCTGGGGGCGCAACGGCGCCCCACCCCACATCACGGCGAATTCCCGCTGGTCCCTGGCGGAAAAGGTCATCGACTATCCCCGGTGGGACGTGTACGGCCGCCATATCATCGACACCTATTTCCTGGTGCAGCTCTACGACATCTCGCTCCGCAGCCTGGAGAGCCACGGGCTGAAACAGGTGGCCCGGCATTTCGGCATCGCGGCGGATGAGCGGGTCTACCTGGCGGGGGGCGGGATCGCCGCCGCCTTCGACAGCGACCCGGAGACGCTCTACCGCTACAACCTGGACGATGTCCGCGAGACCCTGGACCTGTTCCGCCTGCTGGGCTACCCCTGGTTCCTGCAGACCCGCATCTTCCCCTACTCCTTTCAGAACTGCCCCCTGCGGGGCAACGCAACACGCATCAATGCGCTGTTCGTGCGGGAATACCTCCACCGCGGCCATGCGGTGCCCCGGCGCACCGGCGCGGCGCCCGCCTTCGAAGGGGGATACACGGAGAGTGCGGCGCAGGGGGTGTGGGGGCCGATCGTCCATTGCGACGTGGCGTCCCTTTACCCCTCCCTGATGCTGACCTACCGCCTCGGGCCGGCCAAGGACACCCTGGGGCTCTTCCTGCCGATGCTGGCGGAACTGCGCCGCTTCAGGCTGGAGGCGAAACGGGCCGCCCGGGAGAGCACCGCCCCGG is a window of Geobacter sp. FeAm09 DNA encoding:
- a CDS encoding DNA polymerase domain-containing protein; this encodes MQMSDMGQNPLLFGHDSRPGIIAVEPAGPFVRLFFRTAHGVQFHDEPFRPFILLSDPALVSGCRAPCSVRQLAGDDFYRFQLLFDSWGDCLTARDFLAAKTGMPAGSADAPYLFISDLSHQYLLATGATLFKGLDFGDLRCLALDIETYCAEGFEFSNPKRREDRIVSIALKDSHGTETVLRGDQLDEPAMLRALNEAIRGCDPDVIIGHNIFRFDLEYIAARAELHGIRLGWGRNGAPPHITANSRWSLAEKVIDYPRWDVYGRHIIDTYFLVQLYDISLRSLESHGLKQVARHFGIAADERVYLAGGGIAAAFDSDPETLYRYNLDDVRETLDLFRLLGYPWFLQTRIFPYSFQNCPLRGNATRINALFVREYLHRGHAVPRRTGAAPAFEGGYTESAAQGVWGPIVHCDVASLYPSLMLTYRLGPAKDTLGLFLPMLAELRRFRLEAKRAARESTAPGERHYYDALQQVFKVLINSFFGYLGAPLHNFSDPEAAAEVTRLGRLTIRNMIGLLKAEGAVPVEVDTDGIYFRPPESCATEADEAALVARVSQGVPEGIEVEMDGRYRSMFAYKAKNYALLGYDGRIVIRGSGLRSRGMERYLREFMRDAITLLLAGSPAELERLYQQYLARLRSKELDVAWVARTETLNESPATYREKVEKGRRNPAAAFEIALASQRLYRAGDQVSYYVGGSARDATAYEHCRPVSAFAPEHPDINIPYYVDKLRHLKRRFDPYLPKEPTLFEL